In the genome of Neodiprion fabricii isolate iyNeoFabr1 chromosome 4, iyNeoFabr1.1, whole genome shotgun sequence, the window CACAAAGAACTCCTCTGTGTTATACTGCTTGTATTATAATCGACGAACCGTGTGGTATCTTCTTTCCTCCGGAGAGTAGCCGCGTCGCTTCGCGCTTATCTTTGACCCAACGCCCTTAGATAACCCCGCATGTGTCCGCCTCTGATGGACACGAGTGACGGGTGCGCATTGGATcctgaacatttttttgctGAGGAATCCTTAGTGGCCGTATTTGTGAAGCAAGAGGAAtgagagaaacaaaaataaatgattgaaAGTTCCAGACAGAACTACGGAAAACTCCCGGAACTCGAACGGCTTCTCTGTATGATACCTCTGAGTTACGATATTTTCACGTTACAAATTTCGGGGCGTAGATATATTCTACGTGACGTAATTTACTTGGTTTTCCAACGCAATTACATCGCAGCTTCGTATATGCGTATATTTCTAAGTTTCTGTAATAGTGAAAAACGGCTGTTGagtattacatatacatgtaagGATTCGGAATGTAttgtataatgaaatatgCCGACTCTATGTAAACGACAACGAGAAATAAATTGACGATATAACGAGGAAATTTTACATGTCAGCATCGCATTTCGTCATACTAAAACATAATGCTGTAGTATGTAATATGTTCTAATTAACTGATACGGTCTTGATTTGCTTGAATGAAATCCTTCGCCTAGATTCTTTGAAAGAACTCTGTGTAACAAGAGGGTGCAGAATTTCATTAAGACAGCGTTAAACTAATGAGTGATTAAAATCGCAAATTCTAGATAACCTAATCCAGTAGCGAATTGATAGCtatgcgaggaaaaaaatgtttcgctTGAAAAGTACatattgcaaaaatatacgcatacatataGCGATGCATAAAAATCCATTCGTCGTGATTTCTAAATATAAGTATGATGCACGGCGAAGGGATATggcgaatgaaataaaactaaaCTGCGTATTTGTACAGTATTTGCGTTAATTACATAAAACAACCATTCTGGGTGTGAGTGTATTTATAGAATCAGATTCAACGCAAGTAATGAGATATCGTTTTTAacatggaatgaaaattattaaatcacACGGTAATATATCTGTAGGTACGACTTAGGCCAACTCGCGTACGCGTTTTTGCGTTATTTTCGTATTATCcaatttaattgaaatgattttggAGCGGCAGCGCGGCACTAGCGACTGATCTCTGAATCAGTAGAAACACCGGAAAATCTTTTTGTCGGCAACACACGCGACTACTTTAAGCTCCAGTCGGTAAGTAAAATCTTGTGTTCTCAGTTCTTGTTAAAAAACTTACTATCAACAAATCTTCAACGGCAGTGCCCCGTTTCCGCACAtcgataaagaagaaatagaTTTATATTTCTTACCCTCACATTATGTATCGATGtgatttattcgttttttgtttaatcGTCTTCTACTATTATGTTAGATCGCATTACACCACGGTACGAATTACGATATTTAGTTGGTATTCAAGTTAAGCCGACAACATTTATGTAcgataaattaatttgtaaAATGAACTCCCTGTTGCGATACTGATCATGTGGCCTAATACCTTATAAGAGTTGCAGTGAAAtgagaagacaaaaaaaaacttacgtCACACTTGACGCGCCGCAATTAAACGAGTTAAAAATCCTCATCACTAGTGAGCAGCTCGATGTACTGCAAAACAAtaagcgagaaaaaaaatataatataaatcgGATACAAATAGAATATGTACTGGTACAGAATAAAATTCTCACCTGAATGTGCTGCGGTCGTTTTTCCAACCTCTCATTCTGTCGACTTACAGTCGGACCCGATTCTCCTGACGTCTCACTGAGCAAGCTCTGTCTTGCCTCGGTACGAATCCTGTCGATATCACCGTCGATAGACATTCGAGAAATCACTTTCTCAAAGCTTTTCTCCTGCTCTTCCTCCCTCTTCTTATCATCAAAGAACCATGCCGGCGGTTTGCGGATAGCGGAAGTCTGGTCTCCGGTTTTTCGGCCAGACTGAGTCCAACTTTCATGAGCCGATTCGTCTCTCGTTGTGAATTCGGAGAGTGCTTTAAGATATCGAGATCCCGGAAGTTCGTTTTCTTTGTCATTCCTAATCAACTTCTCGGACATCGATCCTTGCAAGCTGCACCGATTCTTTCTGTCCTCGTTGAGGGATCTCAACCTCAGGGAAAGACTACTGGGCGGACGCTGAGGTGAGCACTCTATCACTTCAGGCGATTTGACCATCGTTGCCTCGCCCTCTTCGATGACTTTGTCGATCGAAGACGgttcttcgtttttcgtttGAGCAACGTTGGAATTCACAACCAGCTTTTGGAATGGCTTGTTCACCGCTTTGCGAATTTCCGATACGTTCAGATGTTTCTTGTCAGGGAGAaccgaatatttttctgctaCACCTTGGTTTTTCTGCTCTTTCCTCGTGTCAATCGCATGTCTGTTCAAGGGAGCCAGAAATGTTCCCTCGCCTTTAAACGTCAAGGAGTCTTGGAGAAGGCTCGAATTAACGCTACAAGTGTCGTTCAACGAATCACAGTTCGAACTACTTGACATTTCGGTAGCATTATTTATCCCGCTGTCATTGAGTTCTGTATTCTCATTTTCTGCTGTCGTTACTACGGGTGTTTTCTCACGTTTAAATGATGtctttgttgaatatttttcctgttcctttttttttggttgcTTCAGGGATCTTCTCGGTCTGTCGTTTATGACGATCAGGGTATTCTTTTCGATACCGCTCGGCCCGGCAtctataatttatatttaacaGATCGTGGTATATAGTTAAGGCCTTTTCCATTATCagatatgaatgaaaaaagaatgataatagTGTATTTTCTCACCGTTTTCAGAGCTACCAGAATCTGCATGAGGAGCAGGTTGAATTGAATTGGTGCTATTCTCCGTATTCTTAAATAATTTAGACAGCTGCTTGGCCAATCTCCAAGAGTTGTaactgtattttttcaatctctgcAAAATTGTTAGATGCATTGCCTCCTCCGCAATGGCACATCCTTCGACAATCTTTTTGCGTTGTGAAACGGTCAAATTTTTCCCACGGAGCTTAGCCTACACAAGTCCAAAGCAAATAGGAATAAGAGAAATTCACGTTTCGTATATATAAGAAGACCACGAggattatattattacagtaCGGCGGCAGTGGGAGTAGAATTTAGATACAAGATTTTCATATATACCTTCAGGGCAAACGAGGGATTCTCATTTCCTACAAATGGTTTGAAGAAATTGCTTTTAATCCAGGCGCGAGTCACTATAGttttgccgaaaaatgtcACGTAATACTGGCTCTGGAAATTcgcaaatgaaatttacgtCATACAGAACATAGTGAACGCGCAAATCAAAGTGAAAGCGTAACGAGATATTGTCTCACCGGTACGATCGAATTGGGATTGTCGAACCAATAAAATCGCTTAAATTCGGGAGAGAAGTCGATCATCGCCGGACTCCATGGATGCCCGATTACTTTGGCCCACACGATACTCCCTGCCTTGAATTTACTCTCGATGAACATTTCGTCCTTCGGGAGTTCCGTGCACTCCGGTGCCGAACATTTGTTTCTTGATTTATCTGTcgaatagtaaaaataaaaacaacagtGAGCGTATATTTCAAAACTTGATCAATAATTGTGGTATCTGCTATCGGCACGTGTCGGGATATTGAACATTCGCCACCGTCatatgataaataatatttatatttcagacGTACCGGGATTCATGGAGCAATACCATTCTTCAGGCACTTCAAGCGGGTCATCGATGTTCGCTACGTAACGCCACTTTTTGCAAGTTGGTTCGCAGCATTCGATCCAGAGACCATGTAAGTTGGGTATCACGGTATTGTTATCGTCCTCCATGGCTTATATGGTTCGAAAATCGCAGACCTATTCGATAAAATCAGAAAACccatttcaattgaaaatatatccaTATAACCGAGCCGAATAAAGTAcagacgaatgaaaataaggaGTCAAAGAATCGCACTGCACGAAGAGTTAGTTGAATAAAATGTGACGCAATTTTGAGATTTTTAGCATAtcaattgtatattatacataataggGAGTGCAGCCGATATACACTAgttatcaattatattatactatattattTAACAATAAACAATCGATCACGGACTATGTACGAATAAATTAACTATATTCTGAAGTGAGTGAATTCTCCCGGCTTCGACGGATTGGTCAATTCTTCCCGATTACCTTGGCACGTGCCGTTTCGATCATAATTCTTGAAGGAATAGCTCCAGCATAGGTCCTTTCTAGTTTCCTGATCATTTTCCGCCGCTAGATCCGCTTTGTTTTCCTTGTCATACGTCAAATCGTTCTTCAGTACGTTTCCTGCTTTGTTACGGTTCTTCTTTCTATATCCCTGACCCATTCCAGCAGCGAAGCTCTGCCGAATCACTGTGGAAAGGTTTGCTTCGTCTGTAGGGatgttgagaatttttctcgGCATCACGGCAACGTCTATTAATTTTCCCCGCGTATATTTGTCCTGGTTTTGAACCGACTTCTTCGGCGTACCGAGGTAGTAATTCTCCTCGTTCTCCCTGTCGCTGTAGTAAACAAGCTTCTTTGGCCTCAACACCTTCTTGTCGAATTCCTTGCGAGACTTGATCGGTGCTCCTGGCGTCGAGGCGCATCTTTCCTG includes:
- the LOC124179746 gene encoding MORC family CW-type zinc finger protein 4-like, whose translation is MEDDNNTVIPNLHGLWIECCEPTCKKWRYVANIDDPLEVPEEWYCSMNPDKSRNKCSAPECTELPKDEMFIESKFKAGSIVWAKVIGHPWSPAMIDFSPEFKRFYWFDNPNSIVPSQYYVTFFGKTIVTRAWIKSNFFKPFVGNENPSFALKAKLRGKNLTVSQRKKIVEGCAIAEEAMHLTILQRLKKYSYNSWRLAKQLSKLFKNTENSTNSIQPAPHADSGSSENDAGPSGIEKNTLIVINDRPRRSLKQPKKKEQEKYSTKTSFKREKTPVVTTAENENTELNDSGINNATEMSSSSNCDSLNDTCSVNSSLLQDSLTFKGEGTFLAPLNRHAIDTRKEQKNQGVAEKYSVLPDKKHLNVSEIRKAVNKPFQKLVVNSNVAQTKNEEPSSIDKVIEEGEATMVKSPEVIECSPQRPPSSLSLRLRSLNEDRKNRCSLQGSMSEKLIRNDKENELPGSRYLKALSEFTTRDESAHESWTQSGRKTGDQTSAIRKPPAWFFDDKKREEEQEKSFEKVISRMSIDGDIDRIRTEARQSLLSETSGESGPTVSRQNERLEKRPQHIQYIELLTSDEDF